The following proteins come from a genomic window of Desulfovibrio litoralis DSM 11393:
- a CDS encoding TVP38/TMEM64 family protein: MKLKLKLWLNGGVLFFTIAVVVLYLHFGNSDSWLELSWVDTNIREHGIQGILIFLVLCAFTTGIGIPRQILSSLAGYAFGATLGTVWALTGSILGSMLGFFFARFFAREALNIRFGKRLDKLNKVISQAPFLMIFIIRCMPMTMNVLTNLLGGVIKIKPRIFFSASALGYLPQTLIFAILGSGMRVNPILRTSVSLVLFLMSSGLGVYLYNKYKKKLLINDNISQE; the protein is encoded by the coding sequence ATGAAACTAAAATTAAAATTATGGCTCAACGGTGGAGTCTTATTTTTTACGATTGCTGTTGTTGTGCTTTATCTCCACTTTGGTAATTCCGATTCTTGGCTTGAGCTAAGTTGGGTTGATACAAATATCAGAGAACACGGTATTCAGGGGATTTTAATTTTTTTGGTTTTATGTGCTTTTACTACGGGAATAGGAATTCCCAGACAAATTTTAAGCTCTTTGGCTGGCTATGCGTTTGGAGCAACTTTAGGAACCGTTTGGGCGTTAACAGGTTCAATTTTGGGGTCAATGTTAGGATTTTTTTTCGCTCGTTTTTTTGCAAGGGAAGCTTTAAATATACGTTTTGGTAAAAGGCTCGATAAACTTAATAAAGTAATTTCTCAAGCCCCTTTTCTAATGATTTTTATTATCCGCTGTATGCCAATGACAATGAATGTTTTAACCAACTTATTGGGTGGAGTAATCAAAATAAAACCACGTATTTTTTTTAGTGCGTCCGCTTTAGGATATTTACCCCAAACTTTAATTTTTGCTATTTTAGGAAGCGGAATGAGAGTAAACCCAATATTAAGAACCTCCGTCAGTCTTGTTTTGTTTTTAATGTCTTCGGGTTTGGGCGTTTATCTTTATAATAAATACAAGAAAAAACTCTTAATAAACGACAATATATCTCAAGAGTAA
- a CDS encoding TIGR01777 family oxidoreductase, whose protein sequence is MKIVIMGGSGFIGSALCAALIERNDYVIVPTRKVKAQSLTQLEFALWDGKNAEQLSELLKNTDAVINLIGHNIAEARWSDIEKERILNSRLNATNALMEALEKLSSSERPKILIQGSAVGFYGAFDDYEKTAFSTEDTPPPKGLERGFLAHVASEWEKASEKAESLGVKRVVVRTSTVLDYTGGALPRLLLAFKLFLGGALGSGKQPFAWIHKADEVGAILYLLDHKLEGTFNLCGQEPVTMHTFAKTLGEVMGRPSFFNVPAFILKMAFGQMAEEILLSGQKVKPDKLVEAGYQLKYPRLKDALHEIIQREKED, encoded by the coding sequence ATGAAAATTGTGATAATGGGTGGAAGTGGTTTTATTGGTTCTGCTCTTTGTGCCGCTTTAATAGAACGTAATGATTATGTTATTGTTCCTACCAGAAAGGTAAAGGCTCAAAGTTTAACTCAGTTGGAATTTGCACTCTGGGACGGTAAAAACGCCGAACAGCTTTCAGAGCTTTTAAAAAATACTGATGCGGTAATTAACCTTATAGGACACAATATTGCCGAAGCTCGTTGGAGCGATATAGAAAAAGAACGTATTTTAAACAGTCGCCTAAATGCAACGAATGCACTCATGGAAGCTTTAGAAAAATTAAGCTCAAGCGAACGACCAAAAATTTTAATACAAGGCTCGGCAGTAGGGTTTTACGGAGCTTTTGATGATTATGAAAAAACAGCTTTTTCAACAGAGGATACTCCGCCACCAAAAGGATTAGAGCGTGGCTTTTTGGCTCATGTGGCTTCTGAGTGGGAAAAGGCAAGTGAAAAAGCCGAAAGTTTAGGGGTAAAAAGAGTTGTCGTTAGAACATCAACCGTTTTAGATTACACAGGCGGAGCTTTACCGCGTTTATTATTGGCGTTTAAATTATTTTTAGGCGGGGCATTAGGTAGCGGGAAACAGCCATTTGCATGGATTCACAAAGCTGATGAAGTTGGTGCAATTTTATACTTGCTTGATCATAAACTTGAAGGTACTTTTAATTTGTGTGGTCAAGAGCCTGTTACAATGCACACTTTTGCCAAAACACTGGGCGAGGTAATGGGGCGACCTTCTTTTTTTAACGTTCCGGCTTTTATTTTAAAAATGGCTTTTGGTCAGATGGCGGAAGAAATATTGCTTTCTGGTCAAAAAGTAAAACCTGACAAATTAGTTGAAGCAGGATATCAACTTAAATATCCTCGCTTAAAAGATGCGTTACATGAAATTATTCAAAGGGAAAAAGAAGACTAA
- a CDS encoding cob(I)yrinic acid a,c-diamide adenosyltransferase: MLIIYTGNGKGKTSACVGQAIRAYGHGFKVAFAQFMKRSVDAGEQMFLKELLKDNFIAGGMGFFYTNKKISQDTKNKHHDAAKDVLNWAKQHLETINMLILDEAIYALGANLISKAELEEIIELCTAKQVHLVLSGRNTPDWLIEKADLVSSIEELKHPYQKGIKAQQGIEF, encoded by the coding sequence ATGCTTATTATTTATACCGGAAACGGAAAAGGAAAAACTTCTGCTTGTGTCGGGCAAGCAATCAGGGCTTACGGACACGGCTTTAAAGTAGCTTTTGCCCAATTTATGAAGCGTTCGGTCGACGCCGGTGAACAAATGTTTTTAAAAGAACTACTTAAAGATAACTTTATCGCCGGTGGAATGGGTTTTTTTTATACAAACAAAAAGATCTCTCAAGACACAAAAAATAAACATCATGATGCGGCAAAAGACGTTTTAAACTGGGCAAAGCAACACCTCGAAACGATAAATATGCTAATTTTAGATGAAGCTATTTACGCACTTGGGGCAAACTTAATCTCAAAAGCCGAACTGGAAGAAATAATTGAACTTTGCACAGCAAAGCAAGTACATTTGGTTTTATCGGGACGAAATACTCCCGATTGGTTAATCGAAAAAGCCGACCTAGTGAGTTCTATTGAAGAGCTTAAACACCCATATCAAAAAGGAATCAAGGCACAACAAGGGATAGAATTTTAA
- a CDS encoding PEP/pyruvate-binding domain-containing protein yields MSKKDKTNSTAQDSELKDNKQKNAKGANVEMIAQKLVLTGADIESIGEEAELLVGGKNYNTAIISQVKEIKAPQFRAVSAKAFEKVLDETKLNGGQVRAIVDREYKRIDWLDPEISSDPEFLQKFVRSLGNMIREDRLAKQTEQQTKTRSFINNVVEGFATSPEGIDQLRKRSILVQAAILSIDLPQEVDQAVRQAYQDICNEAGEEDVPVAVRSSAAGEDSRKKAFAGLQDTYLNMVGGDNVVLAYHWDCSSAYNLRSMTYRREAILDALALAEETGDENIAIQAKQEWAIENTSLSVCMMRMINPVIAGTAFSADTATGCRGTDRKDLVSIDSSYGLGESIVGGMVTPDKYYVFQREDGAEVVIRQMGSKTMKIVYDEAGGTKKVKVPENEVFRWSLSMSLAERIAKGVRAISKAYDSMIMDSEFCIDANEELWFVQARPETRWNEEFEQHPNTIFMRRHEVDPKAVANAELLLEGNGASRGAGQGTVRFLRSALELNRINKGDILAAERTDPDMVPGMRVASAILADVGGDTSHAAITSRELGIPAVIGIQKVELLRALDGQEVTVDGTTGRAYRGLLPLKEVGGELDLSTIPPTKTKVGLVLADVSQAMFLSRLRNIDDFEVGLLRAEFMLGNIGIHPLALEAYDNGELQAVVQDQLKVLNNQLTKTLREQLNSGLININIKLREYVGAITGLSDDIAKTHHELSVENTTPNESMAAHRKLRELESKLDDYVEKASHRLDLLKTTTDLEAHIRYVMGFDDELALLFGTDSETIRRRSEIEQQVSEMAEYARQKELVLEALNEIGDLRAEVAMRSGLQKQLDSVRTIPDKIKELIRSKGYRSGKEHYVQTLSQGLALFAMAFYGKDIIYRTTDFKSNEYCNLLGGLLFEHQEDNPMLGWRGVSRNLHDWELEAFKLARGVYGGKNLQIMLPFVRTLEQARSMRAYLEQVHKLKSGEDGLKIILMSEIPSNAILAKEYLKEFDGFSIGSNDMTQMVLATDRDNARLSHIYDEEDPAVIWAILVTIFSGQKFGKKVGFCGQGVSNSKIIRGIVAIVGICSASVVPDTYHQTKIDLAAIEAENISVDKLGEWIQAQHLENAKQLLIKHNYEHILKKYNQPEELVEWYEGELSRLQGFLRESLETPKERFYRQELEQFRRIFHKPVIYAAWDWKKTVEDALSQAGFKSFEEQARALAEQRKKKW; encoded by the coding sequence ATGTCTAAAAAGGATAAGACTAATTCAACAGCTCAAGATTCCGAGTTAAAAGACAACAAACAAAAAAACGCTAAAGGGGCTAATGTTGAGATGATAGCACAAAAGTTGGTCTTAACTGGTGCAGATATTGAGAGTATTGGAGAAGAGGCTGAACTTTTAGTTGGCGGAAAAAACTATAATACCGCTATAATCAGCCAAGTTAAAGAAATTAAAGCCCCACAGTTTAGGGCTGTTTCCGCTAAAGCCTTTGAAAAAGTTTTAGACGAAACAAAATTAAACGGCGGACAAGTAAGAGCTATTGTTGATCGTGAATATAAAAGAATAGACTGGCTTGACCCTGAAATTAGCAGTGATCCTGAATTTTTACAAAAATTTGTTCGTAGCCTCGGGAATATGATCAGAGAAGATCGCCTTGCCAAACAAACCGAACAACAAACCAAAACACGCTCATTTATCAATAACGTTGTTGAGGGTTTTGCAACCTCTCCCGAAGGAATCGACCAGCTTAGAAAACGCTCTATTTTAGTACAAGCAGCCATCTTGTCTATTGATCTTCCCCAAGAAGTAGACCAAGCGGTACGCCAAGCTTACCAAGATATATGTAACGAAGCAGGCGAAGAAGATGTTCCCGTTGCCGTGCGTTCTTCTGCTGCCGGTGAAGATTCTCGCAAAAAAGCTTTTGCGGGTCTTCAAGATACCTATCTCAATATGGTCGGAGGAGACAACGTTGTTTTAGCCTATCACTGGGACTGTTCCTCTGCTTATAACTTACGCAGTATGACTTATAGACGTGAAGCAATTTTAGACGCCCTTGCCCTTGCAGAAGAAACGGGAGACGAAAATATCGCCATTCAAGCAAAGCAAGAATGGGCAATAGAAAACACCTCTCTCTCTGTTTGTATGATGCGTATGATTAACCCGGTAATCGCAGGAACAGCGTTCTCGGCTGATACCGCAACGGGTTGTCGCGGAACGGATAGAAAAGACCTTGTTTCTATTGATTCCTCTTATGGTCTTGGCGAATCTATCGTTGGCGGAATGGTTACTCCCGATAAATATTATGTATTTCAAAGAGAAGACGGAGCCGAAGTCGTTATTCGCCAAATGGGTTCTAAAACAATGAAGATTGTTTATGATGAAGCCGGCGGAACAAAAAAAGTAAAAGTGCCTGAAAATGAAGTCTTTCGTTGGTCTTTATCCATGTCTCTTGCGGAACGTATCGCAAAAGGCGTTAGAGCCATCAGTAAAGCTTATGACAGCATGATTATGGATTCTGAATTTTGCATAGATGCAAATGAAGAATTATGGTTCGTTCAAGCTCGTCCGGAAACTCGTTGGAATGAAGAATTTGAACAACATCCAAACACAATATTCATGCGTCGCCACGAAGTTGACCCGAAAGCTGTTGCCAATGCCGAACTATTATTAGAGGGCAACGGAGCTTCCCGAGGAGCAGGTCAAGGAACTGTACGTTTTTTACGCTCTGCCCTTGAACTTAACCGCATAAACAAAGGCGATATTTTAGCCGCAGAACGCACAGACCCAGATATGGTTCCGGGAATGCGAGTTGCTTCGGCTATTTTAGCAGACGTTGGCGGAGATACTTCTCATGCGGCTATTACCTCTCGTGAACTTGGAATTCCGGCGGTAATCGGCATACAAAAAGTTGAATTGTTAAGAGCTTTAGACGGACAAGAAGTTACTGTTGATGGAACAACAGGACGAGCATATAGAGGGCTTTTACCTTTAAAAGAAGTCGGTGGCGAGCTTGATTTAAGCACAATACCCCCTACTAAAACAAAAGTCGGTCTCGTTCTCGCAGATGTTAGTCAGGCAATGTTCCTTTCTCGACTACGCAATATTGACGACTTTGAAGTTGGTTTATTGCGTGCCGAATTTATGCTTGGCAACATAGGTATACACCCTTTAGCTCTTGAAGCTTATGATAACGGTGAATTACAAGCCGTTGTTCAAGACCAATTAAAAGTTCTCAATAATCAATTAACAAAAACATTAAGGGAACAGCTCAACTCGGGTTTAATCAATATCAATATTAAATTACGCGAATATGTTGGTGCTATTACCGGCTTATCTGATGATATTGCCAAAACACACCATGAGTTATCTGTTGAAAATACTACGCCTAATGAATCAATGGCGGCTCACCGTAAGTTAAGAGAGCTTGAATCAAAGCTTGATGATTATGTTGAAAAAGCTAGCCACCGCTTAGATTTATTAAAAACCACTACGGACTTAGAAGCACATATCCGCTATGTTATGGGTTTTGATGATGAACTTGCCCTATTATTTGGAACAGATTCTGAAACCATACGCAGACGTAGCGAAATAGAACAACAAGTCAGTGAAATGGCTGAATATGCAAGACAAAAAGAACTTGTATTAGAAGCCTTAAACGAAATCGGAGACCTAAGAGCCGAAGTCGCTATGCGTAGCGGACTACAAAAACAATTAGACTCTGTTAGAACTATTCCTGATAAAATTAAAGAGCTTATTCGCTCTAAAGGTTATCGTTCAGGCAAAGAACACTATGTCCAAACTCTTTCTCAAGGTTTGGCTCTCTTCGCCATGGCATTTTACGGAAAAGACATAATTTATCGTACAACAGACTTTAAATCCAACGAATATTGCAACTTGCTTGGCGGTTTATTGTTTGAACATCAAGAAGACAACCCAATGCTTGGTTGGCGAGGCGTTTCTCGTAACCTCCACGATTGGGAGCTTGAAGCCTTTAAACTGGCTCGTGGTGTATATGGTGGAAAAAACTTGCAAATTATGCTTCCTTTCGTCAGAACTCTCGAGCAAGCAAGAAGTATGCGTGCCTATCTCGAACAAGTTCATAAACTCAAAAGTGGCGAAGACGGCTTAAAAATTATCTTGATGTCTGAAATTCCAAGTAACGCTATCTTAGCCAAAGAGTATCTCAAAGAATTTGACGGATTTTCTATCGGTTCTAATGATATGACTCAAATGGTTCTGGCAACAGACAGAGATAATGCTAGATTATCACATATTTACGATGAAGAAGATCCGGCTGTTATTTGGGCGATTTTAGTTACAATCTTCTCAGGTCAAAAATTTGGTAAAAAAGTCGGCTTCTGCGGACAAGGTGTTTCAAACAGTAAAATTATCAGGGGAATTGTGGCAATTGTCGGAATTTGTTCTGCATCTGTTGTACCTGATACTTATCATCAAACTAAAATAGATTTAGCCGCAATCGAAGCTGAAAATATAAGCGTTGACAAACTAGGAGAGTGGATACAAGCTCAACATCTTGAAAACGCAAAACAGCTTTTAATTAAACATAATTATGAACATATTCTAAAAAAATATAACCAACCGGAAGAACTCGTTGAATGGTATGAAGGCGAACTCTCTCGCTTGCAAGGATTTTTACGAGAAAGCTTAGAAACTCCAAAAGAACGCTTTTACAGGCAAGAGTTGGAACAGTTTAGAAGAATCTTCCATAAACCTGTTATTTATGCGGCGTGGGACTGGAAGAAAACAGTTGAAGATGCCCTTTCTCAAGCCGGTTTTAAATCGTTTGAAGAACAAGCAAGAGCCTTGGCTGAACAACGCAAAAAGAAATGGTAA
- a CDS encoding cytochrome c3 family protein yields MRKSIFILALLAIAAFAVTAFAEQPATPADGLKMAATKKVVTFNHSSHKDLKCADCHHPVDGKESFKKCSASGCHDNLDQKDKSVNSYYQAIHKAKDPKHNSCISCHKEKVGDDKDLKKKMLACKGSNCHVE; encoded by the coding sequence ATGAGGAAATCTATTTTTATTTTGGCTTTATTAGCTATCGCTGCATTCGCAGTTACTGCTTTTGCCGAGCAGCCTGCTACCCCAGCTGATGGTTTAAAAATGGCAGCTACCAAAAAAGTTGTTACTTTTAACCATAGTAGCCATAAAGACCTTAAATGTGCCGATTGCCACCACCCTGTTGATGGTAAAGAAAGCTTCAAAAAGTGTTCAGCTTCCGGTTGTCATGACAACTTAGACCAAAAAGACAAGTCTGTTAATTCATACTACCAAGCTATTCACAAAGCTAAAGATCCTAAACACAACAGCTGTATTTCTTGTCATAAAGAAAAAGTTGGCGACGATAAAGATCTTAAGAAAAAGATGTTAGCCTGTAAGGGTTCTAACTGTCACGTTGAATAA
- a CDS encoding cobyrinate a,c-diamide synthase, with amino-acid sequence MKKIVISALSGSTGKTFVTLGLMRAFTRRGLKVRAFKKGPDYIDTAWHSLATRLTACNLDPFFMSPQQIKELFIKRMLFNYSGEEDFEKPCDLAIIEGNRGLFDGLDTEGSCSTAYLAKTLQAPVILLINVTKMTRTIAAIVNGCETFDPELNIVGIIANKTGSQRHGKLLNDCVKKYCKTEFLGFLPRLVANPILERDTGLIELAEMEKIDKTLDELADFVEAHLNLDQILELASVENDESEQITTKILTNQLKNHIKPFSPSINIGYIQDNFLGHLYPENLEALKETGAKLSKLTLNNTNNWNNINGLYIPSGSVEAFIDSLNNLLQTPNGINFWNEIMNVLKDLSNKNIPIYTEGIAGWLLAEKLIIKDKTYAMSGVFPLTAHHNHKKRGLGYVVATTKQSPFFDNNTKVLGHEFNYTNWTLNKQTLVNHAFELSKGSGLYKNDNSLVIDGLFINNTQLNSTQIHSFANIQWAEHFVNLAKSNFK; translated from the coding sequence ATGAAAAAAATAGTTATCTCTGCATTATCCGGAAGCACCGGAAAAACATTTGTTACACTCGGCTTAATGCGTGCTTTTACACGTCGTGGACTTAAAGTACGTGCTTTTAAAAAAGGTCCTGATTATATTGATACAGCTTGGCATAGTCTTGCAACAAGGTTAACAGCTTGTAATCTTGACCCTTTTTTTATGTCTCCTCAACAAATTAAAGAGCTTTTTATAAAACGTATGCTCTTTAACTATAGCGGAGAAGAAGATTTTGAAAAACCTTGTGATTTAGCAATAATAGAAGGTAATCGAGGTTTGTTTGACGGATTAGATACAGAAGGTAGTTGTTCTACCGCCTATCTTGCCAAAACATTACAAGCCCCCGTTATTTTACTGATAAACGTCACCAAAATGACTCGTACAATTGCCGCTATTGTTAATGGTTGCGAAACATTTGACCCCGAACTCAATATTGTCGGAATTATTGCCAATAAGACAGGTAGCCAAAGACATGGCAAACTTTTAAACGATTGCGTCAAAAAATATTGCAAAACAGAGTTCTTAGGTTTTTTACCAAGACTTGTGGCAAATCCTATTTTAGAAAGAGACACAGGTTTAATTGAATTGGCTGAAATGGAAAAGATAGACAAAACTTTAGATGAATTAGCAGATTTTGTTGAAGCACATCTCAACCTCGATCAAATTTTAGAACTCGCCTCCGTTGAAAATGATGAATCAGAACAAATAACTACAAAAATTTTAACCAATCAGCTAAAAAACCATATTAAACCTTTTTCTCCATCAATCAATATTGGATATATTCAGGACAATTTTTTAGGACACCTTTATCCTGAAAATTTGGAAGCCTTAAAAGAAACCGGAGCAAAGCTAAGTAAGCTGACTCTAAATAATACAAACAATTGGAATAATATCAACGGACTATATATTCCAAGCGGTAGCGTTGAAGCGTTTATAGACAGTCTTAATAATTTACTACAAACTCCAAACGGTATAAATTTTTGGAATGAAATAATGAATGTTTTAAAAGATTTAAGCAATAAAAACATTCCAATCTACACAGAAGGCATTGCCGGTTGGCTTTTAGCCGAAAAACTTATTATCAAAGATAAAACATATGCCATGTCAGGCGTTTTTCCACTTACAGCACATCATAACCACAAAAAACGAGGGCTTGGATATGTAGTGGCAACAACAAAACAAAGCCCTTTTTTTGATAACAATACTAAAGTTTTAGGACATGAATTTAATTACACGAACTGGACTTTAAACAAACAAACTTTGGTTAATCATGCATTTGAACTTTCTAAAGGAAGTGGACTATATAAAAACGACAACAGTTTAGTTATAGATGGGCTTTTTATTAATAATACTCAGCTTAACTCAACCCAAATACATAGTTTTGCAAATATTCAATGGGCGGAACATTTTGTCAACCTCGCAAAAAGCAATTTCAAATAA
- a CDS encoding DUF554 domain-containing protein: MQFFLPIGTSVNAIAIILGCLIGMLIGGRLKDEMRKIVFQALGLSVFIIGLKMALKSNNMLIMVFSMLLGGILGQLLNIEGLFNKGGNKLKNVLKSNNSKFTEGFVSSTILFAVGSMAILGSFNEGIDRDPSLLYTKATLDFFAAVALGSTMGIGVAFSALPVFIYQGILTLCAAQIKSLLTADMQNEMIATGGILILGIGFNLLNLLKIPLSNFLPSIIFAVVLTYYFI, encoded by the coding sequence ATGCAATTTTTTCTTCCAATAGGAACAAGCGTTAATGCGATTGCGATTATTTTAGGTTGTTTAATTGGTATGCTGATTGGAGGAAGACTTAAAGATGAAATGCGTAAAATTGTTTTTCAAGCTTTGGGTTTATCTGTTTTTATTATTGGATTAAAAATGGCATTAAAGTCTAATAATATGCTGATTATGGTTTTTAGTATGTTGCTTGGTGGAATTTTAGGGCAACTATTGAATATAGAAGGATTATTTAATAAAGGCGGAAATAAGCTTAAAAACGTATTAAAATCTAATAACTCTAAATTTACCGAGGGTTTTGTTTCTTCAACGATATTGTTTGCTGTTGGGTCTATGGCTATTTTGGGGTCTTTTAACGAGGGAATAGACAGAGATCCGAGTCTTTTATATACAAAAGCTACTTTAGACTTTTTTGCCGCTGTTGCCTTAGGTTCAACAATGGGGATAGGGGTTGCGTTTTCTGCTTTGCCTGTTTTTATTTATCAAGGTATTCTAACTCTTTGTGCCGCACAAATTAAAAGTTTGTTAACGGCTGATATGCAAAATGAAATGATTGCCACAGGCGGTATTTTAATTTTAGGTATTGGATTTAACCTTTTGAATTTACTAAAAATACCTTTATCTAATTTTTTACCGTCGATAATATTTGCAGTAGTTTTGACATATTATTTTATTTAA
- a CDS encoding sigma-54-dependent transcriptional regulator, whose amino-acid sequence MAWKILIIDDESDIRSSLSGILEDEGYITLEAEDGEKGLGLLKEEQVDLVFLDIWMPKIDGLEVLRQIRLSQNSVPVVMISGHGNIETAVKAIKEGATDFIEKPLSLDKVLSVSSKIFELNNLKRENQILRSRLNSQTVQEITGESLVMQELKAQIARVAPTDAWVLITGENGTGKEIVAQSIHAQSKRAGNTLVALNCAAIPEELIESELFGHEKGAFTGADSAKIGKFELAHQGTLFLDEIGDMSLKTQAKILRILQEKSFERVGGNKSFKVDVRVIAATNKNLEEAIEKGSFRQDLYYRLRVFPLTLPPLRKRSGDIPLLIDEFIYQLSQEHGFTPLSFTPETLEMLEAYPWFGNVRELKNFVERMLILYPGQLVDINKIPSEYLIGNSNLKSTELNNPIKSEYGLNKFEELQISEGTEEDFKSARNAFEIRFLTRKLKEYNGNVAKLAEAIGLERSYLYRKLRSHNIQVD is encoded by the coding sequence ATGGCTTGGAAAATCTTAATTATTGATGATGAAAGCGATATTCGTAGCTCTTTATCCGGTATCCTTGAAGATGAAGGCTATATAACCTTAGAAGCCGAAGATGGCGAAAAGGGCTTGGGCCTTTTAAAAGAAGAACAGGTAGATCTTGTTTTTTTGGATATTTGGATGCCGAAAATAGACGGTTTGGAAGTCTTAAGGCAAATACGTTTAAGTCAAAATTCTGTGCCTGTTGTGATGATTTCAGGGCATGGAAACATTGAAACCGCCGTTAAAGCTATTAAAGAAGGGGCGACTGATTTTATTGAAAAACCGCTTTCTTTGGATAAGGTTTTGAGTGTTAGTTCAAAGATTTTTGAGTTGAATAATTTAAAACGTGAAAATCAAATTTTACGTTCAAGATTAAATAGCCAAACCGTGCAAGAAATTACCGGGGAATCCCTTGTAATGCAAGAACTTAAGGCACAAATTGCCAGAGTTGCTCCTACTGATGCTTGGGTTTTAATTACGGGAGAAAACGGAACAGGAAAAGAAATAGTTGCTCAAAGTATTCACGCCCAAAGTAAAAGAGCGGGAAATACGCTTGTTGCTCTTAATTGTGCGGCTATTCCCGAAGAATTGATAGAGAGCGAACTTTTTGGACATGAAAAAGGTGCCTTTACCGGTGCGGACAGTGCAAAAATAGGAAAATTTGAATTGGCACATCAAGGCACTTTATTTTTAGACGAAATTGGTGATATGAGTCTTAAAACTCAAGCAAAAATTTTACGTATTTTACAAGAAAAAAGTTTTGAAAGAGTAGGGGGTAATAAAAGTTTTAAAGTTGATGTAAGAGTTATTGCCGCTACGAATAAAAATCTTGAAGAAGCCATAGAAAAAGGTAGTTTTCGCCAAGATTTATATTATCGTTTGCGAGTTTTTCCGTTGACTTTACCTCCGTTAAGAAAACGTAGTGGTGATATTCCGCTTTTGATTGATGAATTTATTTATCAATTAAGTCAGGAACATGGCTTTACTCCTTTGTCTTTTACTCCTGAAACATTAGAAATGCTTGAGGCTTATCCGTGGTTTGGTAATGTTAGAGAATTAAAAAACTTTGTTGAACGCATGTTGATTTTATATCCCGGACAATTAGTCGATATAAATAAAATTCCGTCTGAATACCTTATAGGTAATAGTAATTTAAAATCGACAGAACTAAACAACCCTATAAAAAGTGAATATGGTCTGAACAAATTCGAAGAGCTACAAATTAGTGAAGGAACAGAAGAAGATTTTAAATCGGCTCGCAATGCTTTTGAAATTCGCTTTTTGACCAGAAAACTTAAAGAATATAACGGAAACGTTGCAAAATTGGCGGAAGCAATAGGTTTAGAACGCAGTTATTTATATAGAAAGTTACGCTCTCATAATATTCAGGTAGACTAA
- a CDS encoding glycosyltransferase family 2 protein: protein MTPSSPSNCPLKEVKKLSFVLPVFNEENNLPLLFEQIMAVMQNLPYEWELIFVDDGSTDNSLECIKKLGNACSNIHFISFLNNCGQSAAFTAGFDYASGEIIITMDSDLQNDPADIPKMIEEYLKGYDMVIGWRAKRQDTFAKRLASRLANKIRNAISQETVKDTGCSLKLMRSEMAKKLPMFTGMHRFLPTLMKMQGAKVAEVKVNHRHRHSGTSKYSTWGRAKTAFFDLLAVRWMKKRHFNYKVKESSFDN from the coding sequence ATGACACCTTCATCACCTTCAAATTGTCCGCTCAAAGAAGTAAAAAAACTTTCTTTTGTCTTGCCCGTTTTTAACGAAGAAAACAACTTGCCTCTTTTATTTGAACAGATTATGGCTGTGATGCAAAATTTGCCTTATGAATGGGAACTAATTTTCGTTGATGATGGTAGCACGGATAACAGCCTTGAATGTATAAAAAAACTGGGTAACGCCTGTTCTAACATTCACTTTATTTCTTTTCTAAATAATTGCGGACAATCGGCAGCTTTCACGGCAGGTTTTGATTATGCCTCAGGCGAAATAATTATTACCATGGATTCTGACCTACAAAATGATCCGGCTGATATCCCTAAAATGATTGAAGAATATCTTAAAGGCTATGATATGGTAATTGGTTGGCGAGCAAAAAGGCAAGATACTTTTGCCAAACGCCTTGCCTCTCGCTTGGCTAATAAAATCCGTAATGCCATTTCTCAAGAAACGGTTAAAGATACCGGCTGTTCCTTAAAATTAATGCGTAGCGAAATGGCCAAAAAGCTACCTATGTTTACAGGTATGCACCGTTTTTTACCTACTTTAATGAAAATGCAAGGTGCAAAAGTGGCGGAAGTAAAAGTTAACCACCGCCATCGCCATTCCGGAACCTCAAAATATTCTACATGGGGAAGAGCCAAAACAGCTTTTTTTGATCTCTTAGCTGTACGCTGGATGAAAAAACGCCATTTCAATTATAAAGTAAAAGAAAGCAGTTTTGATAATTAA